The Pieris rapae chromosome 16, ilPieRapa1.1, whole genome shotgun sequence genome includes a region encoding these proteins:
- the LOC123689890 gene encoding chymotrypsin-2-like produces the protein MMMGVSKISFILMLAAWSAQGDAKSAEDEPDTRVVGGSDAPEGLVPHQVALKYNKDGWTFCGAAVISDRWILTAAHCVESLKPSDFTAVVGTLSKTKGGTTYKISKVIPHKEHNKPNKFNNDIAVISTKKAIEFNKNVQPLPLPKKDIKAGLWCILSGWGKLGAGWSSPDKLQYLYVKTLTSDQCSEKLKGRSVIIRSSQMCTIKQLGQGTCQGDSGGSLVCNGTSAGIVSFNWPCANNIPDVYANTYMYNSWIDENTKSP, from the exons ATGATGATGGGCGTCTCAAAGATAtcctttatattaatgttagcCGCATGGAGCGCACAGG GCGATGCTAAGTCTGCAGAGGATGAGCCTGACACCCGAGTGGTGGGTGGCAGCGACGCACCCGAAGGCCTGGTGCCACACCAAGTCgctctaaaatataataaagacgGCTGGACTTTCTGCGGTGCTGCCGTCATCTCGGATAGATGGATACTGACAGCTGCCCATTGTGTCGAaag TCTCAAACCATCCGATTTTACCGCTGTAGTTGGTACGTTATCGAAAACAAAAGGTGgtacaacatataaaataagcaAAGTCATTCCTCACAAAGAACATAATAagccaaataaatttaacaacgaTATTGCTGTTATAAGTACGAAAAAGGCCATCGAGTTCAATAAAAACGTTCAGCCCCTGCCGTTACCCAAAAAAGATATCAAGGCTGGATTGTGGTGTATACTGAGCGGCTGGGGTAAACTT GGCGCTGGTTGGTCTTCGCCAGACAAATTGCAGTATCTGTATGTAAAAACTTTAACGAGTGACCAATGCAGTGAGAAGTTGAAAGGACGCTCAGTCATTATACGTTCGAGCCAGATGTGTACCATTAAACAACTTGGACAAGGAACATGCCAA ggTGACTCAGGCGGCAGCTTGGTGTGCAACGGCACCTCAGCCGGTATCGTGTCCTTCAACTGGCCCTGCGCTAATAATATCCCTGACGTGTACGCGAACACGTACATGTATAATTCTTGGATTGACGAAAATACTAAATCACCTTAA
- the LOC123689889 gene encoding uncharacterized protein LOC123689889, with protein MQQSRKPMMLLTTLMLSLDIAMTQEIRLENMDNGPGLLPFNIGLTDIITHYHTFLHFIELDEIGLKIETLKTQIHDIEGYFDNHSLPISKARLQHLTEKLDKASLLLNTLKPGRVKRGLINGLGSIIKSVTGNLDYSDAIKYDEAIKILQNNQDNIISEFNNHISLSKAWMSEHAKTIDKLVENQIDLNKTMYFMISKFNTEHVDTVIFAEISQLLNSFDDNINELLLVIRNIEDSLAFTRTYTAHHIMLDISMLRSMLGTLSSVYKPEQLLDLELREYYSVIRTGSYFSNNRIVIVLRFPIISPNTFTLFKLSILPNHYQHIIGIHILFITSLSLYSNQ; from the exons ATGCAGCAGTCCAGAAAACCAAT GATGCTGCTGACAACCCTGATGTTGTCCCTGGACATAGCAATGACCCAGGAGATAAGACTTGAGAATATGGACAACGGACCTGGACTATTACCGTTTAATATCGGACTTACTGACATAATTACCCATTATCATACCTTTTTGCATTTCATTGAATTGGATGAAATTGGCCTGAAGATTGAAACATTAAAGACTCAAATTCATGACATTGAGGGTTACTTTGACAACCACAGTTTACCTATTTCTAAAGCTCGTCTTCAACATTTAACggaaaaattagataaagcatcgttgttattaaatacattaaaacctGGTCGCGTTAAAAGAGGTTTAATTAATGGTTTAGgctctattattaaaagtgtaaCCGGTAACTTAGACTACAGCGATGCCATTAAATATGACGAGGCCATTAAAATTCTTCAAAATAATcaagataatataatttccgaatttaataatcatataagtCTTAGTAAGGCGTGGATGTCCGAGCACGCAAAAACTATTGATAAATTAGTGGAAaatcaaattgatttaaataaaacaatgtattttatgatttcGAAATTTAATACTGAACATGTAGATACAGTAATCTTCGCAGAAATTtcccaattattaaattcatttgatgataatattaatgagcTACTATTAGTTATAAGAAATATCGAAGATAGTTTAGCTTTTACGCGCACTTATACAGCGCACCATATTATGTTAGATATAAGTATGTTACGTAGTATGTTAGGTACTTTAAGTTCTGTTTATAAACCGGAACAGTTATTAGATTTAGAACTCCGCGAATACTATAGCGTAATTCGCACTGGgtcatattttagtaataatagaaTAGTTATAGTGTTACGGTTTCCCATAATATCCCCTAATACTTTTaccctttttaaattatccatCTTACCAAATCATTACCAACACATTATTGgtatacacatattatttattacctcCCTTTCCTTATATAGCAACCAATAA